The Dioscorea cayenensis subsp. rotundata cultivar TDr96_F1 chromosome 7, TDr96_F1_v2_PseudoChromosome.rev07_lg8_w22 25.fasta, whole genome shotgun sequence genome includes a region encoding these proteins:
- the LOC120264876 gene encoding uncharacterized protein LOC120264876: MAAKPCSNWLPDDIAIAIAVRLEVWDVCSLASCSRFWRALCASDCLWFALCRKRWPALASDEASSSAFQGWRSFYINNHIKMANRASSVIKFVEECSQNESLEVGYYLRAIRELCSMEAGFKDVQLFLFTRQSSALLNLIGLHYSILSLGIPPNEVIEALQSHHIAERQICVNWFKLGRWFYGFRLPDESRSRKITLVELATSKEEPTLAMLDRGAIHEVLRVQITQLT; the protein is encoded by the exons ATGGCGGCGAAGCCCTGCTCCAACTGGCTCCCAGACGACATCGCCATCGCCATTGCCGTCCGTCTCGAG GTCTGGGATGTGTGCTCCCTCGCGAGCTGCTCGCGCTTCTGGAGAGCGCTCTGCGCATCGGATTGCTTGTGGTTCGCTCTGTGCAGGAAGAGGTGGCCGGCGTTGGCTTCGGACGAGGCATCATCCTCGGCTTTCCAG GGATGGAGGTCTTTCTACAtcaataatcacataaaaatggcTAATAGAGCATCCTCTGTTATTAAGTTTGTGGAAGAGTGCTCTCAAAATGAATCACTTGAAGTTGGATACTATTTAAGAGCCATTCGAGAATTATGTTCTATGGAGGCTGGGTTTAAGGATGTTCAATTGTTTCTGTTCACAAGACAAAGCAGTGCGCTTTTGAACCTGATTGGATTGCATTACTCAATACTTTCTCTCGGGATACCT CCCAATGAGGTAATTGAAGCCCTTCAAAGCCATCATATAGCTGAACGTCAAATTTGTGTGAACTGGTTCAAGTTAGGCAGGTGGTTTTATGGTTTCCGCTTACCTGATGAGTCCCGTTCTCGCAAGATCACTCTTGTGGAGCTTGCAACATCTAAGGAGGAACCAACTCTTGCCATGTTGGATCGTGGTGCAATTCATGAGGTGTTGCGTGTTCAAATCACTCAACTTACGTAA